One region of Thunnus albacares chromosome 8, fThuAlb1.1, whole genome shotgun sequence genomic DNA includes:
- the ccr2 gene encoding C-C chemokine receptor type 2, producing the protein MLAYDANATVNPAMYDYSAYYNDNESGVTPCSNVEMREFGRVFLPVLYSSVFILGFLGNGLVVCVLVKHRNQTNLTDICLFNLALSDLLFVITLPFYTHYVVAGEWIFSVFLCHFIGGIHNTGFFSGIFFMVVMTLDRYVVIMHTHKVARYRTVKMGIALTVLVWMLSLFVSLPSYIFTTVKNGSQGQSCDFIPENKDWWVFNIFAPNILGLVIPLLVMVICYSRIIPILVKMRSAKKHRVVKLIISIVVVFFLFWTPYNISNFLRFLQYEASLFDDCDSDKNLKLSITVTETIAMTHCCLNPIIYAFVGQKFMKRAVQLLRKWVPGIHFLSTRDLSDSSFRKRSSDVSSTFVM; encoded by the exons ATGTTAG CTTATGATGCAAATGCCACCGTCAACCCGGCGATGTATGATTACTCAGCTTACTACAATGACAATGAAAGTGGTGTCACTCCTTGCAGCAATGTTGAAATGAGAGAGTTTGGCAGGGTGTTTCTGCCTGTTCTGTACAGTTCAGTTTTCATCCTCGGATTCCtag GTAATGGCCTAGTGGTGTGTGTCCTGGTGAAACACCGCAACCAGACAAACTTGACAGATATCTGCCTCTTCAACCTGGCTCTCTCTGACCTCCTCTTCGTCATCACGCTGCCTTTCTACACTCACTACGTTGTGGCCGGAGAATGGATCTTCAGTGTCTTTTTGTGCCATTTCATCGGTGGCATACACAACACCGGGTTCTTCAGCGGCATCTTCTTCATGGTTGTCATGACGCTGGACCGCTACGTGGTCATCATGCACACTCACAAGGTTGCACGATACCGCACTGTGAAGATGGGCATCGCTCTGACTGTGCTTGTCTGGATGCTTAGCTTGTTCGTCTCCCTACCATCTTATATCTTCACAACGGTGAAAAATGGGTCTCAAGGGCAGAGTTGTGATTTCATTCCGGAAAACAAAGACTGGTGGGTGTTCAACATCTTCGCACCAAATATCTTGGGCCTTGTGATTCCCTTGTTGGTGATGGTAATTTGCTACTCTAGGATCATCCCCATTCTGGTCAAGATGAGGAGTGCAAAGAAACACCGTGTTGTCAAGCTGATCATCTCCATCGTGGtcgtcttttttttattctggacCCCATATAACATTTCCAATTTCTTGCGGTTTCTGCAGTATGAAGCCAGCCTGTTTGATGATTGCGACTCTGACAAAAATTTAAAGTTGTCAATAACAGTGACTGAGACCATTGCCATGACTCACTGCTGCCTCAACCCCATCATATACGCCTTTGTGGGACAGAAGTTTATGAAGCGTGCCGTACAGCTGCTGAGGAAATGGGTGCCTGGGATTCACTTTCTCTCCACCAGAGATTTGTCAGATAGCTCATTCAGGAAAAGGTCTTCTGATGTCTCCTCCACTTTTGTCATGTAG